DNA from Sulfurimonas gotlandica GD1:
TAAACGAAAATTTATTATAGCAGATACTCCTGGACACGAACAATATACTAGAAATATGGCTACAGGTGCCAGCACAGCAGATTTAGCTATTATATTAATAGATGCACGACAAGGAGTGCTAACTCAAACAAAAAGACACTCTTATATCGCTTCATTATTGGGAATTAAAAATTTAGTTGTAGCTATTAATAAAATGGACTTAATTAATTTTTCTAAAATTAGGTTTGAAGAGATAAAAGAAGAATATCAAAGTGTAATTCCTAATTTACCTAATAATGAAAATATTAATGTTACATATATTCCTATTTCTGCACTTGATGGAGACAATATAGTTAATAGAAGTAAAAAGACAGAATGGTATGACGGTAAATCACTTATGGAGACACTTCATACAATTGAGGTATTTACAAATAGCAAGCAATTGACATCAAATTTAAGATTTCCAGTTCAGTACGTAAATCGTCCCCATTTAAACTTTAGGGGATTTGTTGGAACCATAGCTAGTGGTGGCATGAAAGTCGGAGATGAGATAACCATTTTACCTTCTCGAAAAACAAGCAAGGTGAAATCAATAATAACCCCTGATATAAAAGATTTAAGAGCCAAGTCTTATAAAGAGAGTGCTGAAACTGCATTAGAAGCATTTGCACCAATGGCAGTTACTATTACACTTGAAGATGAAATCGATATTAGTCGTGGTGATATGATTGTAAAATCTGATTCAATTCCAGAAGTCTCAAATAATTTACATGTAATGATTGTGTGGATGAGTGAGGAACCAATGCGATTAAACAAAAAGTATATTATTAAACGAGCAACATCTGTGCTAAATGGATCATTTACGGATATTAAATTTAAAAAAGACATTAATACTTTCAAAGAGTTGCAATCAGATAAATTAGAATTAAATGATATCGCACAATGTACACTAAATATTGATAGAGAAATAGCATTAGATACTTATAGTAAAAATAGATATACAGGTAGTTTTATAATAATAGATAAATATACAAACTCTACTATTGGGGCAGGCATGATAACTTGCAGTGAAAGAAGTAATTTAAAAGCTAAGATAAAAGACTATACTAAAGAAGAGATTGAACTAAATAGAGAGATAAGAGAAAAATTTCCAGAGTGGGAGTGTAAAGCTATATAATGTTTAAAGAGACAAATGCTCGTTCACTATTTAAAGGTATAAGCTGGAGAATATTAGCTACAACCACAACAATTATAT
Protein-coding regions in this window:
- the cysN gene encoding sulfate adenylyltransferase subunit CysN, whose translation is MANKSDLISQNIEQYLTEHENKKILRFITCGSVDDGKSTLIGRLLYDSKMIFEDQLSAIKKDSKKSGTTGNNIDLALLVDGLQSEREQGITIDVAYRYFSTDKRKFIIADTPGHEQYTRNMATGASTADLAIILIDARQGVLTQTKRHSYIASLLGIKNLVVAINKMDLINFSKIRFEEIKEEYQSVIPNLPNNENINVTYIPISALDGDNIVNRSKKTEWYDGKSLMETLHTIEVFTNSKQLTSNLRFPVQYVNRPHLNFRGFVGTIASGGMKVGDEITILPSRKTSKVKSIITPDIKDLRAKSYKESAETALEAFAPMAVTITLEDEIDISRGDMIVKSDSIPEVSNNLHVMIVWMSEEPMRLNKKYIIKRATSVLNGSFTDIKFKKDINTFKELQSDKLELNDIAQCTLNIDREIALDTYSKNRYTGSFIIIDKYTNSTIGAGMITCSERSNLKAKIKDYTKEEIELNREIREKFPEWECKAI